Proteins encoded in a region of the Streptococcus sanguinis genome:
- a CDS encoding serine hydrolase domain-containing protein, translating into MTTFLKSRQLYEASILAYQGEQLYLEENKGQMTSDTPFAIASISKLYTDAIVFQLIDQGKLTYDTSLTDILPPEVTKHLPQAEQVTVRHLLDQISGFPNYEMDRQTSGKILIEDLYKADRRVAFEEALGILAELPARSCLDGDKAYYADINAMLLGKMAETVTGQTAEQLLEHIICQPLQLSQTHWATGHEKLAPLYNGQQSIAFQAYLSSQVYQGGIVATNRELMTFIRAFFTGRLFAKSHIQQPAFRPIQFRPLKYGSGMMQLTISSFMSLFFGGAHEIRGHSGITGSFAFYCPEKDVFVTGTFNQTKKRPYPTIFRAIEAGVKRQKDLKQE; encoded by the coding sequence ATGACAACTTTTCTAAAAAGCAGGCAACTTTATGAAGCCAGTATATTAGCCTATCAGGGGGAACAACTCTATTTGGAAGAAAACAAGGGACAGATGACGAGTGACACGCCTTTTGCCATTGCCAGTATTTCCAAGTTATATACTGATGCGATTGTTTTTCAGCTGATTGACCAAGGAAAGCTGACCTATGATACAAGCTTGACGGATATTTTACCGCCAGAAGTGACCAAGCATTTGCCTCAAGCTGAGCAGGTCACTGTACGGCATCTGCTGGATCAAATATCTGGCTTTCCGAATTATGAAATGGACCGTCAAACTAGTGGAAAGATTTTGATAGAAGACTTGTACAAAGCCGATCGGCGGGTAGCTTTTGAGGAAGCGCTGGGAATCTTGGCAGAATTGCCAGCTAGATCATGTCTGGATGGAGATAAAGCCTACTACGCTGATATCAATGCTATGCTCTTAGGAAAAATGGCTGAAACAGTGACCGGGCAGACTGCTGAGCAACTCTTAGAACACATCATTTGCCAGCCGCTTCAGCTTAGTCAGACCCATTGGGCGACAGGCCATGAGAAACTTGCTCCCCTATACAATGGCCAGCAGTCTATAGCTTTTCAAGCCTATCTTTCCAGTCAAGTCTACCAAGGCGGTATTGTGGCGACTAACAGGGAGTTAATGACCTTTATCCGTGCTTTCTTTACTGGCAGATTGTTTGCAAAGTCCCATATTCAGCAGCCGGCTTTTCGCCCTATTCAATTCCGCCCTCTCAAGTATGGCAGCGGTATGATGCAGCTGACAATCAGCTCCTTCATGTCTCTTTTTTTCGGTGGCGCGCATGAAATTCGCGGCCATAGTGGGATAACAGGAAGTTTCGCCTTTTATTGTCCAGAAAAGGATGTCTTTGTCACAGGTACCTTCAACCAGACAAAAAAACGTCCCTACCCTACCATTTTTCGGGCTATTGAGGCCGGTGTCAAGAGACAGAAGGATTTAAAACAAGAGTGA
- a CDS encoding ATP-dependent Clp protease ATP-binding subunit, protein MNNNYNNFNNMDDLFNQLMGRMGGYNSEHRRYLINGREVTPEEFAQYRATGKLPGQGAGEQTSQTAGHGPKQDGILAKLGRNLTQEARDGKLDPVIGRNKEIQETAEILSRRTKNNPVLVGDAGVGKTAVVEGLAQAIVNGDVPAAIKNKEIISVDISGLEAGTQYRGSFEENIQNLVNEVKEAGNIILFFDEIHQILGAGSIGGDSGSKGLADILKPALSRGELTVIGATTQDEYRNTILKNAALARRFNEVKVNAPSAEDTYQILRGIRDLYEKHHNVILPDEVLKAAVDYSVQYIPQRSLPDKAIDLVDVTAAHLAAQHPVTDVHAVEHEIAEQKDKQEAAVEKEDYEAALNAKTRIEELEKKIQNHTEDMKVTATVNDVAESVERMTGVPVSQMGASDIERLKGMNDRLKAKVIGQDKAVEAVARAIRRNRAGFDEGNRPIGSFLFVGPTGVGKTELAKQLALDMFGTKEAIIRLDMSEYSDRTAVSKLIGTTAGYVGYDDNSNTLTERVRRNPYSIILLDEIEKADPQVITLLLQVLDDGRLTDGQGNTVNFKNTVIIATSNAGFGYEAGLEEDAEKPDLMDRLKAYFRPEFLNRFNAVIEFSHLKKEDLMEIVNLMLIEVNQTLSKKEIDLAVSDAAKEFLRDAGYDQVMGVRPLRRVIEQQIRDKVTDFHLDNLDAKHLTADLEDGVLVIREKGAAASEEDKQAE, encoded by the coding sequence ATGAACAACAACTACAACAATTTTAACAATATGGACGACCTTTTCAACCAACTCATGGGGCGCATGGGCGGCTACAACAGCGAACACCGGCGCTACTTGATTAATGGTAGAGAGGTCACACCGGAAGAGTTTGCTCAGTACCGGGCTACTGGCAAGCTCCCTGGTCAAGGAGCGGGTGAGCAGACTAGCCAAACTGCTGGTCATGGACCTAAGCAGGATGGCATCTTGGCCAAGCTGGGTCGTAATCTGACTCAGGAAGCGCGTGATGGTAAGTTAGATCCAGTCATTGGGCGCAATAAGGAAATCCAAGAAACTGCCGAAATCCTTTCCCGCCGGACTAAGAATAATCCTGTATTGGTTGGAGATGCCGGAGTTGGTAAGACAGCTGTCGTAGAAGGATTGGCTCAGGCTATCGTCAATGGTGACGTGCCAGCGGCCATCAAGAACAAGGAAATTATCTCTGTTGATATTTCTGGTCTGGAAGCTGGTACTCAATATCGCGGTAGCTTTGAAGAAAATATTCAAAACTTAGTCAATGAAGTTAAGGAAGCCGGCAACATTATCCTCTTCTTTGATGAAATCCATCAAATCCTAGGAGCAGGATCTATCGGTGGAGACAGCGGTTCTAAGGGACTAGCGGATATTCTCAAACCAGCACTTTCTCGTGGAGAGTTGACCGTTATCGGGGCAACTACTCAGGACGAGTACCGTAACACCATTCTCAAAAATGCAGCTCTGGCTCGCCGGTTCAATGAAGTCAAGGTCAATGCACCGTCTGCTGAGGATACTTATCAGATTCTTCGAGGCATTCGGGACCTGTATGAAAAGCACCACAATGTCATCCTGCCGGATGAAGTGCTGAAAGCGGCTGTGGACTACTCTGTTCAGTATATTCCACAGCGGAGCTTGCCAGACAAGGCCATTGACCTAGTCGATGTGACTGCTGCTCATTTGGCAGCCCAACATCCAGTAACCGATGTTCATGCGGTTGAACATGAGATTGCTGAGCAAAAAGACAAGCAGGAAGCAGCTGTTGAAAAAGAAGATTATGAAGCAGCTCTGAATGCCAAGACCCGCATTGAAGAGCTGGAAAAGAAAATTCAAAACCACACCGAGGATATGAAGGTGACTGCTACGGTCAACGATGTAGCAGAGTCTGTTGAGCGGATGACAGGAGTGCCTGTCTCACAGATGGGTGCCAGCGACATTGAGCGCCTCAAGGGCATGAATGACCGTCTCAAAGCCAAGGTTATTGGTCAAGACAAGGCTGTAGAAGCTGTGGCTAGGGCTATCCGCCGTAACCGTGCAGGCTTTGATGAAGGCAACCGTCCAATCGGAAGCTTCCTCTTTGTTGGTCCGACAGGTGTCGGCAAGACTGAGCTGGCTAAGCAATTAGCTTTGGATATGTTCGGTACCAAGGAAGCCATCATCCGTCTGGATATGTCAGAATACTCCGACCGGACTGCCGTTTCCAAGTTGATTGGTACCACTGCGGGCTATGTCGGCTATGATGATAACAGCAATACCTTGACCGAGCGTGTGCGCCGCAATCCTTACTCTATCATCCTCTTGGATGAGATTGAAAAGGCGGATCCACAGGTGATTACCCTTCTCCTTCAAGTTCTGGATGACGGTCGTTTGACGGACGGTCAAGGGAATACAGTCAACTTCAAGAACACGGTTATCATTGCGACTTCCAATGCTGGCTTTGGCTATGAAGCAGGCTTGGAAGAGGATGCAGAAAAGCCTGATCTGATGGATCGACTCAAAGCTTATTTCCGTCCAGAGTTTCTCAATCGTTTTAACGCGGTTATTGAGTTCTCTCATCTCAAGAAAGAAGATTTGATGGAGATTGTGAATCTCATGCTGATCGAAGTAAATCAAACCTTGAGCAAGAAAGAAATTGATCTGGCTGTATCTGATGCAGCTAAGGAATTCCTGCGCGATGCTGGTTATGACCAAGTCATGGGTGTTCGTCCGCTCCGTCGTGTCATCGAGCAGCAAATTCGTGACAAGGTGACTGACTTCCACTTGGATAATCTAGATGCTAAGCACTTGACGGCCGATTTGGAAGATGGTGTCTTGGTTATCCGGGAAAAAGGCGCTGCCGCATCTGAAGAAGACAAGCAGGCAGAATAA
- a CDS encoding iron-containing alcohol dehydrogenase: protein MSTFYVPAVNLIGKGVVKEVGPYVKELGYSKALLVTDKFIKGSDILPQILAPLDVEGIQYVVFSDVEPNPTCKNVMDGVGALKEHNCDFIISVGGGSPQDAASCISVIATNGGKPQDYEGLHKSAKKGLPVVAINTTAGTSAEITINYVITDEERKVKMVMVDKNSLALISVNDPELMVSKPAALTAATGMDALTHAVEALVTPGAYGVTKKLSIGAIELIKEYLPRAVANGHDIEAREGMVNAIFLGGMSFNNAGLGYVHSMAHQLGAVYNLPHGVCCAMLLPVVERENAKRVPEAFRNVAKALGLQIEGKTDEECASYAISEIEKLSETVGIPKKLTELGIEEKDFDFDYLSRNALIDACAPGNPFMPTLEETIAFYKELF from the coding sequence ATGTCTACATTTTACGTACCCGCTGTCAATCTTATTGGCAAAGGTGTTGTCAAGGAAGTTGGGCCTTATGTTAAGGAGCTGGGTTATAGCAAGGCCTTGCTAGTGACGGATAAATTTATCAAAGGCAGTGATATCCTGCCCCAAATCCTAGCACCACTAGATGTGGAAGGCATCCAGTATGTGGTCTTCAGCGATGTTGAGCCAAACCCAACTTGTAAGAACGTCATGGATGGTGTGGGTGCTCTAAAAGAACACAACTGTGACTTCATCATCAGTGTTGGCGGAGGTTCACCGCAGGATGCGGCTAGCTGTATTTCAGTTATTGCGACAAATGGTGGCAAACCACAAGACTACGAAGGTTTGCACAAGTCTGCTAAGAAAGGTCTGCCGGTGGTGGCTATCAATACTACAGCGGGGACTTCAGCTGAAATTACCATTAACTATGTCATCACAGATGAGGAACGCAAGGTTAAGATGGTTATGGTGGACAAGAATAGCTTGGCCCTGATCTCGGTCAATGACCCTGAACTCATGGTATCCAAACCAGCTGCCCTCACAGCAGCAACAGGGATGGATGCTTTGACTCACGCGGTCGAAGCTCTCGTCACACCAGGAGCCTACGGTGTAACCAAGAAATTATCTATCGGAGCTATTGAACTTATCAAGGAATACCTTCCTCGTGCGGTTGCAAATGGCCATGATATTGAAGCGCGTGAAGGCATGGTGAATGCCATCTTCCTTGGCGGTATGTCCTTTAACAATGCTGGTCTAGGTTATGTTCACTCTATGGCTCACCAGCTTGGGGCAGTTTACAATCTGCCGCACGGTGTCTGCTGTGCCATGCTCCTGCCAGTTGTAGAGCGTGAAAATGCTAAACGGGTACCAGAAGCTTTCCGCAATGTTGCCAAAGCTCTTGGTCTGCAAATCGAAGGCAAGACTGACGAAGAATGCGCTAGTTATGCTATTTCTGAAATCGAAAAACTGTCTGAAACGGTTGGTATTCCGAAGAAACTCACTGAACTTGGTATCGAAGAAAAAGACTTTGACTTTGACTACCTATCTAGAAACGCTTTGATTGATGCTTGTGCGCCAGGCAATCCATTCATGCCAACTCTAGAAGAAACGATTGCATTTTATAAAGAACTCTTCTAA
- a CDS encoding CPBP family intramembrane glutamic endopeptidase codes for MKQSITTIKRNIIIFAFFSTLCGWIGYVVDKVTGQAHYENIGTEIGSGSLGMLIWLVTPLICTIFLRSFGGDGWKEAGFSINFNNNKKLYLVSFLVYPLVTMIVIFLGLMTQGIRVTDVKVEFTAYLGILLTQIGTQFIKNIFEESVWRAYLTNQLIKLKLSDLKLYLLVGFIWWIWHLPYIMKFLSEREIQNTLPVGRFTFFLIGMITVACWTVMYTEIFRITKSVWPLVIMHTMEDAVINPLLLLGFVSVEKNQAFIFSLSVGMIPTILYLTVGLAIRKWRKKQEYGKAS; via the coding sequence ATGAAACAGTCCATAACTACAATTAAGCGCAATATCATTATCTTTGCATTCTTCAGCACCCTATGTGGTTGGATTGGTTATGTTGTTGATAAAGTAACCGGCCAAGCTCATTACGAAAATATCGGAACAGAGATAGGAAGCGGCTCTTTAGGGATGCTGATTTGGCTGGTAACTCCCTTAATCTGTACCATCTTTCTTCGAAGCTTTGGCGGAGACGGCTGGAAAGAGGCAGGTTTTTCCATTAATTTTAATAATAACAAAAAATTATACCTTGTTAGTTTTTTAGTCTACCCTCTTGTTACGATGATAGTGATATTCTTGGGATTGATGACACAAGGCATCAGAGTGACAGATGTGAAGGTTGAGTTCACGGCCTATCTTGGAATCTTGTTAACACAGATAGGAACTCAATTCATAAAAAATATTTTTGAAGAATCTGTTTGGAGGGCATATCTTACCAATCAATTAATCAAATTAAAATTATCCGACTTAAAACTATATCTACTTGTTGGCTTTATCTGGTGGATTTGGCATCTGCCTTACATTATGAAGTTTCTATCTGAGAGAGAAATCCAAAATACCTTGCCGGTTGGAAGGTTTACATTCTTCCTTATCGGGATGATAACTGTTGCATGTTGGACGGTCATGTATACAGAGATTTTTAGAATTACCAAGTCTGTTTGGCCTCTAGTTATTATGCACACTATGGAGGATGCGGTTATAAATCCTTTACTATTACTAGGATTTGTCTCAGTAGAAAAAAATCAGGCTTTCATCTTCTCGCTTTCAGTGGGGATGATTCCGACTATTCTTTATTTAACAGTTGGTCTAGCTATACGAAAATGGAGGAAAAAACAGGAGTATGGAAAGGCGAGCTAA